A part of Dehalococcoidia bacterium genomic DNA contains:
- a CDS encoding adenylosuccinate synthase, with amino-acid sequence MPAIAVVGGLWGDEGKGKVIDLLAEKAKYVVRYGGGNNAGHTVMNQYGKFSLHLVPAGIFQPHATCVIGNGVVVDPNVLLQEMDMLGKAKIDTSRLMVSSRAHVIMPYHILLDGLEEERRGNSAIGTTRMGVGPAYVDKVARMGIRVGDLTDRKALPARLRPILEYKNAILTKVYGKLPVSPEEIYEKCCLYGERLAPYIRDTEQVLYDALERDDLVLLEGAQGTLLDLDYGTYPFVTSSHPVAGGAAVGAGVSPGRISQVIGIYKAYATRVGGGPMPTELSNSLGETIRQRAWEFGATTGRARRCGWFDAVAGRFSNMVNGFTSAVLTRLDVLDILPTVRICVAYRVGDRTIDTFPGDAVTLSRCEPVYEDMQGWLTDTSHARSYDALPERARAYVKRLEKLIRCPIDIISIGPRREETIIVRQTF; translated from the coding sequence ATGAACCAGTACGGCAAGTTCAGCCTGCACCTTGTTCCCGCAGGCATCTTCCAGCCCCATGCTACGTGCGTCATCGGCAACGGGGTCGTAGTGGACCCCAACGTGCTGCTGCAGGAGATGGACATGCTCGGGAAGGCGAAAATCGACACGTCTCGCCTGATGGTGAGCAGCCGTGCTCACGTTATCATGCCCTATCACATCCTTTTGGATGGCCTGGAGGAGGAGCGTCGAGGAAACTCGGCTATCGGCACAACCCGCATGGGCGTCGGCCCCGCGTATGTGGATAAAGTGGCCCGCATGGGCATCCGCGTGGGCGACCTGACCGATCGCAAGGCCCTGCCGGCCCGGCTGCGTCCCATTCTGGAGTACAAGAACGCCATCCTGACCAAGGTGTACGGAAAGCTGCCCGTCTCCCCGGAGGAGATTTACGAGAAGTGCTGCCTGTACGGGGAGCGTCTGGCCCCGTATATCCGCGATACGGAACAGGTCCTGTACGATGCCCTGGAGCGCGACGACCTGGTGCTGCTGGAAGGCGCCCAGGGGACGCTGCTGGACCTGGACTATGGGACGTATCCGTTCGTCACGTCCTCCCATCCCGTGGCGGGCGGCGCCGCCGTGGGTGCGGGTGTCAGCCCCGGGCGCATCTCCCAGGTCATCGGCATCTACAAGGCGTATGCCACCCGCGTGGGCGGCGGGCCGATGCCCACGGAGTTGAGCAACAGCCTGGGTGAGACCATCCGGCAGCGGGCGTGGGAGTTCGGCGCCACGACCGGCCGGGCGAGGCGCTGCGGCTGGTTCGACGCCGTGGCCGGCCGTTTCAGCAACATGGTCAACGGCTTCACCTCCGCGGTGCTCACGCGCCTGGACGTACTGGACATTCTGCCCACGGTGCGCATCTGCGTGGCGTACCGGGTGGGCGACCGGACGATTGACACCTTCCCCGGCGACGCGGTTACCCTGTCCCGCTGCGAGCCTGTATATGAAGATATGCAGGGCTGGCTTACTGACACCAGCCACGCCCGCTCGTATGACGCTCTGCCGGAGCGGGCGCGCGCCTACGTCAAGCGTCTTGAAAAGCTCATACGCTGTCCAATTGACATAATTTCCATAGGTCCGCGTCGCGAAGAGACGATCATCGTCCGGCAGACCTTCTAG